Proteins encoded within one genomic window of Formosa agariphila KMM 3901:
- the pdeM gene encoding ligase-associated DNA damage response endonuclease PdeM, which yields MKTLQVHCNHQNFILHPSGVAYWEAKRMLLIADVHLGKITHFRKHGSAIPQASLHHNFNQLKSVISNFESDTICFLGDLFHSYMNNEWLLFKAWIETLNCKVVLISGNHDIIDEKRYTQLGVEVLQEWEHDGFLLTHHPETREGFYNFSGHIHPGVQLLGLGRQHLKLSCFYWKDNQMIFPAFGVFTGNYIIKPKSGERIFVNTEDEVLEIALNS from the coding sequence ATGAAAACACTTCAGGTACACTGTAATCATCAAAACTTCATTCTGCATCCTTCAGGCGTAGCCTACTGGGAAGCTAAACGCATGTTGTTAATTGCAGATGTTCATTTGGGGAAAATTACGCATTTTAGAAAACATGGTAGCGCGATTCCGCAGGCATCTTTACATCATAATTTTAATCAGTTAAAATCGGTGATTTCTAATTTCGAAAGTGATACAATCTGCTTTTTAGGCGATTTATTTCACAGTTATATGAACAACGAATGGTTATTATTTAAGGCGTGGATAGAGACTTTAAATTGTAAAGTGGTTTTAATTTCTGGGAATCATGACATAATTGATGAAAAACGCTATACACAATTGGGTGTAGAGGTGTTGCAAGAGTGGGAACACGACGGTTTCTTGTTAACGCATCATCCGGAAACGCGCGAAGGGTTTTATAATTTTTCAGGACACATTCATCCAGGCGTGCAATTATTAGGTTTAGGAAGACAACATTTAAAACTAAGTTGTTTCTATTGGAAAGACAACCAGATGATATTTCCAGCGTTTGGTGTGTTTACGGGGAATTACATCATTAAACCCAAATCTGGTGAACGCATTTTTGTGAACACCGAAGATGAGGTTTTAGAGATTGCTCTTAATTCTTAA
- a CDS encoding ligase-associated DNA damage response DEXH box helicase produces the protein MNRKELELIAHDWFKQQNWEPFPFQKQTWTAFLQGKNGLLNAPTGSGKTYALWVPIVLEYMKRHPNYKSKPQKGLLAIWVTPLRALSVEIKQAAERFVKDLDVPLTVGIRSGDTSTKERAAQKRNMPSLLITTPESLQLLLATKGYDKIFKNVIGVVVDEWHELVANKRGVQMTLALSRLNAISPSLRTWGVSATIGNLEQAREVLLGVDKERVANSVLIKANIKKKINVFSIIPKKIEKFPWRGHLGLHLLEDIIPILEESQSTLIFTNTRLQCEIWFQNILEKHPEFAGDIAMHHGSMSRETRLWVEQALREGSLKIVVCTSSLDLGVDFAPVDTIIQVGGPKGVSRFMQRAGRSGHQPGKTSVIYFLPTHALELIEVSALIKAVSNTVVEDRVPYLNSFDVLVQYLVTLAVSDGFYPETIYPEVKSTFCFQTLTAEQFQWILNFITLGGQSLQAYDEYKRVDIETDGKFKVKSRAVAMRHRLQIGTIVSDSVLNVKFLKGGYIGSIEESFISKLRPGDVFTFAGRQLELFRIRNMQVLVKKSKQKNAKIPNWMGGRMSFSSEMSHLIREELYLLNSNDTDKSKELKALEPILIRQNKESLVPNADEFLIETFKTREGYHAVFYPFEGYFVHEAMGSLLAYRLSLLHPISFTIAFNDYGFELLSDQPIDIQAILDNNLFSSEYLRSDLEKSINASEMAKRKFRDIAVISGLVFTGFPSKMVKSKHLQASSQLLFGVFEDYEPDNLLFQQAFTETFEHQLEEGRLQLALMRINTQNIIWKSCAKPTPFSFPIITDRLRAKLSSEKLADRIRRMTIQLEKS, from the coding sequence ATGAACAGAAAGGAGTTAGAGCTTATAGCACACGATTGGTTTAAGCAACAAAATTGGGAACCGTTTCCATTTCAAAAACAAACTTGGACAGCCTTTTTACAAGGAAAAAACGGACTTCTAAACGCGCCTACAGGAAGCGGAAAAACCTATGCATTATGGGTTCCTATCGTTTTAGAATATATGAAAAGACATCCAAATTATAAGTCTAAACCGCAAAAAGGACTTTTAGCCATTTGGGTTACGCCGTTAAGAGCATTATCGGTAGAAATTAAACAGGCCGCCGAACGCTTTGTTAAAGATTTAGATGTGCCTTTAACTGTTGGCATTCGGTCTGGAGATACCTCGACTAAAGAACGTGCCGCGCAGAAACGAAACATGCCGAGCTTATTAATTACCACGCCAGAAAGTTTGCAATTATTACTAGCCACCAAGGGCTACGATAAAATATTTAAAAACGTAATTGGTGTGGTGGTAGACGAGTGGCATGAACTCGTTGCTAATAAACGTGGCGTGCAAATGACATTGGCTTTATCCCGGTTAAATGCCATTTCGCCTAGCCTACGCACTTGGGGTGTGTCTGCAACCATAGGAAACCTGGAACAGGCGCGAGAGGTGTTATTAGGTGTAGATAAAGAACGTGTAGCGAACTCCGTTTTAATAAAAGCCAATATTAAAAAGAAAATAAATGTCTTTTCTATCATCCCTAAAAAGATTGAGAAATTCCCATGGCGTGGGCATTTGGGATTACATCTATTAGAAGATATTATTCCTATACTAGAAGAAAGTCAATCGACATTAATTTTTACAAACACGCGATTGCAGTGTGAAATTTGGTTTCAAAATATTTTAGAAAAGCATCCCGAATTTGCAGGCGATATAGCCATGCATCACGGAAGTATGAGTCGGGAGACACGGCTGTGGGTAGAACAAGCGCTAAGAGAAGGGAGTCTTAAAATTGTGGTTTGTACTTCAAGTTTAGACTTAGGGGTAGATTTTGCTCCGGTGGATACTATTATTCAAGTTGGAGGACCGAAAGGTGTGTCTCGATTTATGCAACGTGCGGGACGAAGCGGACATCAGCCAGGGAAAACCAGTGTCATTTATTTTTTACCAACCCACGCCTTAGAATTAATAGAAGTTTCGGCTCTAATAAAAGCCGTTTCTAATACGGTTGTAGAAGACCGCGTACCGTATCTGAATAGTTTTGATGTGCTTGTACAGTATCTTGTGACTTTGGCAGTGTCCGACGGATTTTATCCAGAGACTATTTATCCGGAAGTTAAAAGTACATTTTGTTTTCAGACATTAACAGCAGAACAGTTTCAATGGATTCTAAATTTTATAACACTTGGCGGACAAAGTTTACAAGCGTACGACGAATATAAACGTGTAGACATAGAAACTGATGGGAAGTTTAAAGTAAAAAGTAGGGCAGTAGCTATGCGACACCGTTTGCAAATAGGTACTATTGTTAGTGATTCTGTTTTAAATGTAAAGTTTTTAAAAGGCGGTTATATTGGTTCTATTGAGGAAAGTTTTATTTCAAAATTAAGACCTGGCGATGTATTTACATTTGCTGGACGGCAACTGGAGTTGTTCAGAATTAGAAATATGCAGGTGTTGGTGAAAAAATCTAAGCAGAAAAATGCTAAAATTCCCAATTGGATGGGAGGACGCATGAGTTTTTCTTCAGAAATGAGTCATTTGATTCGTGAAGAACTCTATCTTCTAAATTCTAATGACACAGATAAATCTAAAGAATTAAAAGCTTTAGAGCCGATTTTAATTCGACAGAATAAAGAAAGTTTGGTCCCAAATGCCGATGAATTTTTAATTGAAACCTTTAAAACTCGAGAAGGCTATCATGCCGTTTTCTATCCGTTTGAAGGTTATTTTGTACATGAAGCAATGGGGAGCTTATTGGCGTATCGTTTAAGTTTGTTACATCCCATTTCGTTTACTATTGCATTTAACGATTATGGTTTCGAGTTATTATCCGATCAACCCATAGATATTCAGGCTATTTTAGATAATAATTTATTCTCGTCAGAGTATTTAAGAAGTGATTTAGAAAAAAGCATCAATGCTTCCGAAATGGCAAAGCGAAAGTTTAGAGATATAGCCGTAATTTCGGGATTAGTCTTTACAGGGTTTCCAAGCAAAATGGTTAAGAGCAAACACTTGCAAGCCAGTTCGCAACTCTTATTTGGGGTATTCGAAGATTACGAACCCGATAATTTATTATTTCAGCAAGCATTTACAGAAACCTTCGAGCATCAATTGGAAGAAGGACGACTACAATTAGCCTTAATGCGTATTAATACGCAGAATATCATTTGGAAATCGTGTGCCAAACCCACACCATTTTCGTTTCCTATTATTACAGACCGATTACGCGCTAAATTATCTTCGGAGAAATTAGCAGATCGCATTAGACGGATGACCATTCAATTGGAAAAATCCTAA